The genomic segment TTATCCATCAGCATGGCGATAGAGTCGGTCAACTGGATTTCGTCACCGGCTCCCGGAGGGGTTTTAGCCAGCAGAGGCCAGATATCCGCGCCCAGCACGTAACGACCTACAACCGCGAGGTTAGACGGCGCGACATCGGCTTTCGGTTTTTCAACAATGCCAACCATCGGCACGCTGTCGCCAGCCTGCAGCTGCGCGCCCTGGCAATCCACAACGCCGTACGCGGTAACATCAGCGACCGGTTCAACCATGATTTGGCTGCGGCCCGTCTCGTCGAAACGTTTAATCATTTCTGCGAGGTTGTCCTGAGACAGATCGGATTCGAATTCGTCCAGAATCACGTCTGGCAGAATAACCGCGACCGGCTCGTCACCTACGACCGGATGCGCGCACATAACTGCGTGCCCCAGGCCCTTCGCCAGACCCTGGCGTACCTGCATGATGGTGACGTGCGGCGGGCAGATAGACTGCACTTCTTCCAGCAACTGGCGCTTAACGCGTTTTTCCAGCATCGCTTCAAGTTCAAAGCTGGTATCGAAGTGGTTTTCGATGGAATTTTTTGAGGAGTGAGTGACCAGAACAATCTCAGTAATGCCAGCGGCAATACACTCATTAACGACATACTGAATTAACGGTTTATCCACCAGCGGCAGCATCTCTTTTGGAATCGCCTTCGTGGCCGGCAACATCCTGGTTCCTAATCCCGCAACAGGGATTACTGCTTTTTTCACTTTCGAATTAATGGCAGCCATTGAATATTCTCCTGGACTGTTCAAGTTTCACACTTGTTCGTCAATTAAAAACGCGTTCGAGTATATCAGCTTAGAATTGGGGAAAGAGTCTGAATACCCTTATGTCATGGCAATTTAGGACAAATACGAAGAAAACTGACGCGATATTAGCACCTGGGCAGATAGCCTGGAAAAGCTATCTGCATCAGATAAATCAAATGCTCATTCCGCAGACAACATGAGTCTTAAACGGCCGCCCGCACCCCAAACCTGGCACTGCCAGGATTCACAGCGCTGGCTGATTTGATTTAAGTAAGTATTGCCTAAGGTGCCCAAAGGGACACCATTACTGAGCTGAATTTGGTTATCACCGGTATTAAGCGTGGCGTTAAGACCCGCTGAGACTAATATGAGGTTTTTTAATTCGCTGTGGTAATAACCGACCAGGAGAGGAAACTGTCCATACAAGTTCGCCTGGCGCAATAATTGATTTACCTGCTTAAGTAAAGCCCCAAGCTCCGGTAAACGCTGACGTTCTCGGGAAAGTTGTTCTTGCAACAAACCATTAAACAACGCGCGTAATAATAACGCCGCCAGCACGCCGTTATCGCCGGCGCGCGTGACATCAAGGCAATAAAACGCAAGATCGTTATCTGAAATAGGCGCGATATCCAGCACCAGGCCCAGCTCATCGGCGGCAACCAGTTGCCGATAATTAACACGACAGTGCGACATCACCTGTTGCACTGGAGGCTGAAGCTCTTTCAACAATTTCGCGGCCGCATGGGGGTTATTGACCAGCGCATCCCAGTCCTGGAACAGCCGCTCCTCTTCCTCGACTCGCGAGTTGAACATATTGGGATAGAGGCAGGCGTAAACGGTTTCACGCAGCCGGTTAAAATCTTTAACGGGCTTGAGCAACACATCCTGTACGCCAAGGCGCAGCGCTTTGGCAATATCGGCCATGTTATCAGTGGCGGAGATAACCAGAATGGGCGTTTGATTGCCGTCGTTGCGAAGCCGCTCAATCAGCTTCAATCCGTTCATACGTGGCATTTCCAGATCGCAAATCAGCAGATCCGGCGAGGTGCCTTGCATTTTTTCCAGCGCATCGACGCCATCTTCAGCGCCCTGCGTCTGTGCGCCTAATGAAGAAAGCCATGCATCAAGCATCGAGCGAAAAACGGCTTCATCTTCAACAATGAGGATCTGTTTTCCGGCTAATGGTTGCGTCATCTCTCCCCCCCTGAATGACTTATTGCCAAGTTTGGCATGTTCAGGCGGGCCCTGCCTGTCAGAATTGCCCGAAGAATGTAAGCGCAACAGGAAGAAATATAACGCTTTTGCGCCTGGCGCCGTGAAGCGGGGGTGATAGTGCCCTGTGTCCAAAAGATAAACTGCAGCATGTGTATACTTTATTTTATACCTTTGTGTGAGGCTAAGCCTTGCTGTGTATGTTCGTCCGGCATGAAACGCCTGGACTAAAAGTCTGCATTGTTCGCAGCATCGGTACGAGCCGGAAAATTCACCGCCCAGAGCCTGAGGCTGCGGGCAGCGTGGCATCAAGGCCGCCGCTCGGTTAACATAGTGCCGCTGTGGCGTTTAACGCCTTAATTTTGTCCTCAAGGAGAAATCGTGTCGGAACTTTGTCCTTGCGGTAGCGCTCTGGAGTATAGCCTATGTTGCCAGCCTTATCTTTCTGGTAACCGGAGCGCAGCCCTTGCATCACAACTTATGCGCTCTCGTTACTGCGCGTTTGTGATGAAAAATGCGGATTATCTGATAAAGACCTGGCATCCCGCCTGCCAGGCTGACGCCCTGCGCGCTGATATCGAAGCGGGGTTCGCCCATACACAATGGCTTGGCCTGACGATTTTTGAAGAAGCGCCGGGTCATACCGAAAGCGAAGCGTACGTCAGTTTTGTGGCGCGTTTCCAGGAAAATGGTAAATCTGGCGCGCTAATTGAGCGGTCACGTTTTCTGAATGAACAGGGCCGCTGGTACTATATCGACGGCACCCGCCCGGTGTTCGGACGCAACGATCCGTGCCCGTGTGGCTCCGGGAAAAAATTTAAAAAGTGTTGCGGGCAATAACACCGCTGACTGACAACACATCTGGCAAACCATCAACAGGATCACCCCTGCAATGCAAGCATTACAACGTAAAGTACTGCGTACCATCTGCCCCGATCAGAAAGGGCTCATCGCACGCATCACCAATATTTGTTACAAGCACGAGCTGAATATCGTGCAGAACAACGAATTCGTCGATCATCGCACCGGCCGCTTTTTCATGCGTACCGAACTGGAAGGCATTTTTAACGACGCGACGCTGCTTGCCGATCTCGACAGCGCGCTGCCAGCCGGCTCCGTGCGTGAACTGAACCCGGCCGGTCGTCGCCGCGTCGTGATTCTGGTGACGAAAGAGGCGCACTGCCTGGGCGATTTGCTGATGAAAGCCAACTACGGCGGTCTTGATGTGGACATCGCGGCGGTGATAGGCAACCACGACACGCTGCGCCCGCTGGTGGAGCGTTTTGATATTCCGTTTGAACTGGTGAGCCACGAAGGGCTGACGCGCGAGGCGCACGATAATTTGATGGCAGACGCCATCGCCGCGCACGATCCAGATTACGTCGTACTGGCGAAATATATGCGCGTGCTGACGCCCGATTTCGTTGCCCGCTTCCCGAACAAGATAATTAATATCCACCACTCCTTCCTGCCAGCATTTATTGGCGCGCGCCCTTATCATCAGGCTTACGAGCGCGGCGTGAAAATCATCGGCGCTACGGCGCACTATGTGAATGATAATCTGGACGAAGGCCCGATCATCATGCAGGACGTTATCCATGTGGATCACACCTATACGGCGGAAGATATGATGCGCGCCGGGCGTGATGTCGAGAAGAATGTGCTGAGCCGCGCGCTGTATCAGGTACTGGCCCAGCGCGTGTTTGTCTACGGCAACCGCACCATCATTTTGTAAGAAATGGCCCGTTTTGTTCAGGTTTACAACGTTACGGGCAAAAAGTACGCAAACAATCGTTATTGATTCACGGAATACTTTACAGGGGCGCGTCATTTGATATGATGCGCCCCGCTTCCCGCAGTGGAGGCAGGCCAGTAAAAAGCATTACCCCGTGGTGGGGTTCCCGAGCGGCCAAAGGGAGCAGACTGTAAATCTGCCGTCATCGACTTCGAAGGTTCGAATCCTTCCCCCACCACCATCTTCAACCATAGCGATGTGGTTATCTCGTTAAGTGCCCATAAGGAAAGCTTAGCGGGAAGGGTGAGAACCTTCGATAAAGGTTCGAGTCGAGCGAAAGCGAGACAACGTTGCC from the Cronobacter condimenti 1330 genome contains:
- the galU gene encoding UTP--glucose-1-phosphate uridylyltransferase GalU gives rise to the protein MAAINSKVKKAVIPVAGLGTRMLPATKAIPKEMLPLVDKPLIQYVVNECIAAGITEIVLVTHSSKNSIENHFDTSFELEAMLEKRVKRQLLEEVQSICPPHVTIMQVRQGLAKGLGHAVMCAHPVVGDEPVAVILPDVILDEFESDLSQDNLAEMIKRFDETGRSQIMVEPVADVTAYGVVDCQGAQLQAGDSVPMVGIVEKPKADVAPSNLAVVGRYVLGADIWPLLAKTPPGAGDEIQLTDSIAMLMDKETVEAYHMKGKSHDCGNKLGYMQAFVEYGIRHKTLGEEFKTWLNETVGDKK
- the rssB gene encoding two-component system response regulator RssB, with product MTQPLAGKQILIVEDEAVFRSMLDAWLSSLGAQTQGAEDGVDALEKMQGTSPDLLICDLEMPRMNGLKLIERLRNDGNQTPILVISATDNMADIAKALRLGVQDVLLKPVKDFNRLRETVYACLYPNMFNSRVEEEERLFQDWDALVNNPHAAAKLLKELQPPVQQVMSHCRVNYRQLVAADELGLVLDIAPISDNDLAFYCLDVTRAGDNGVLAALLLRALFNGLLQEQLSRERQRLPELGALLKQVNQLLRQANLYGQFPLLVGYYHSELKNLILVSAGLNATLNTGDNQIQLSNGVPLGTLGNTYLNQISQRCESWQCQVWGAGGRLRLMLSAE
- a CDS encoding YchJ family protein, whose protein sequence is MSELCPCGSALEYSLCCQPYLSGNRSAALASQLMRSRYCAFVMKNADYLIKTWHPACQADALRADIEAGFAHTQWLGLTIFEEAPGHTESEAYVSFVARFQENGKSGALIERSRFLNEQGRWYYIDGTRPVFGRNDPCPCGSGKKFKKCCGQ
- the purU gene encoding formyltetrahydrofolate deformylase encodes the protein MQALQRKVLRTICPDQKGLIARITNICYKHELNIVQNNEFVDHRTGRFFMRTELEGIFNDATLLADLDSALPAGSVRELNPAGRRRVVILVTKEAHCLGDLLMKANYGGLDVDIAAVIGNHDTLRPLVERFDIPFELVSHEGLTREAHDNLMADAIAAHDPDYVVLAKYMRVLTPDFVARFPNKIINIHHSFLPAFIGARPYHQAYERGVKIIGATAHYVNDNLDEGPIIMQDVIHVDHTYTAEDMMRAGRDVEKNVLSRALYQVLAQRVFVYGNRTIIL